A window of Anaerolineales bacterium genomic DNA:
ACAAGCCTCCCCTCGCTGTCGGTCACGAGCACATTCCCGAGGTCGTGCTGGCGCATGTAAGCGTAGGCTCGCAGCAATCCCGAGCTCTCCTCGATGGCATGCGGCGCGGTCATGATTTCGGTCACAGGCCGTGCGCGTGTGGCGTCATCCATTTCCGCGAACTCGACCGGGCCAAAGTCATGGACGAAGTCAAAATCCGAAACCAGCTGGACGAATGGCGGCATCACCAGGGATAGGACGTCCTGCATGTCCAACGTGCCCACAAGCTTGCCATTCGGTGCCAGCACCGGAAGCGTGCCAACCCGGTGCTCCACAAACGACCGTACGGCGTCTCCCAGCCTGGCCGCCTCAGGAATCGTGATCACCCGGGTCTTCATCACCGTGCTGACAATCATGGCTCACCTCCTCGAAGGCGGTTCAAGCCGAAGCCGGGAGCCCGCTAGGCAAACACCTTCCCCGCAGGCTGCCGCGGCTGTTGTTCGATCACCAGCGGCTCCTGCCCCTGGACCTCCACCGTCTGCCCGTCCGGGAAGACCACCCGACTGACCTCGCCGGTGCGAGTGACCTCCAGCCCGCGCCAGCGAACCTTCACCGGTCCAGCCAAGACGTTCCTGCCACGCAGTCCCACTCTTGTGGGCGAGATCAGTTGTACCCCTACACACGCCAGCAACAAGCTCAGCGGCGCCGCGCCGCAGGCAGCATGCCGATCGCCCAGTCCCTCCCCTGTCTCCGGATGGTACGACTGGAAGAAAGCACGTTCGTGCCGCAGGCAGCCCACGATCCCCGCCATCAGCCGCTCAAAGTGCGTGGCGGCTTCCATCCCCCGGCCGCACGCCAGCAGCGCTGTCCCCAGGAGGGAGTTCCAGGGCATCAGCACGCCGCCGGTCCCAGCCTGAAGTTGGTCACGGTAAGCGGCATCGCTGGCCGGCAGAAAGGGCAGGCCATAGGGGCGCCAGAACTGCTCCGGGCGGAGCAGCTGCCCCTCGAGCAGCGCGGCCGCCTCTTCCGGCGGGGCGCCTTTCGACGACAGGGGCAACAGCGTTCCGATATCCAGCCGGCCAAGGTCAGGCACCTGGACGGTGATCTCGAAGCCCTCACCGAGTCCGCGGATGTGGACGCGCCAGAGCCGAGCGAAGGTCTCCGCCGTCGTGGCGCAGCCGGTCTCCCAAGACCAGCTGAAGTCCGCCGCCTCCAGACGCAGCGTATGCTCTCGCCCGCCAGCAGGATAGCCGCTCAACCCGATTTCCAGGTTGCGG
This region includes:
- a CDS encoding CBS domain-containing protein; translation: MIVSTVMKTRVITIPEAARLGDAVRSFVEHRVGTLPVLAPNGKLVGTLDMQDVLSLVMPPFVQLVSDFDFVHDFGPVEFAEMDDATRARPVTEIMTAPHAIEESSGLLRAYAYMRQHDLGNVLVTDSEGRLVGIASRVDVGVGFLCSWMDLQGHSG